A genome region from Pan troglodytes isolate AG18354 chromosome 3, NHGRI_mPanTro3-v2.0_pri, whole genome shotgun sequence includes the following:
- the LOC104006083 gene encoding alpha-S2-casein-like, with product MNNELTKEERIYLKHMNKINQYYPELSFPQHLQASHQPQIVMNPGNQIKTITYPNSPIPESTSISQEESAEVFPETKTNQFLQKFTVPQYVQAVPLVVYQPVESHSGKHLPIYSHLEEQVRFLN from the exons ATG AACAATGAACTGACTAAGGAAGAAAGGATCTACTTAAAGCACATG aaCAAAATCAACCAGTATTACCCAGAGTTAAGCTTTCCCCAACATCTTCAGGCTTCTCACCAACCTCAGATAGTTATGAACCCAGGGAATCAAATTAAGACAATAACCTATCCTAATAGTCCCATTCCG GAATCTACCAGCATCTCCCAAGAA GAATCTGCTGAAGTATTCCCTGAG acGAAAACCAACCAGTTTCTCCAGAAGTTCACTGTCCCCCAGTATGTCCAGGCTGTTCCCCTTGTAGTCTATCAGCCTGTGGAATCACATTCAGGAAAACACCTACCCATATATTCCCATTTAG aagaaCAAGTAAGATTCTTGAATTAA